In Paenibacillus sp. FSL R7-0345, a single window of DNA contains:
- a CDS encoding extracellular solute-binding protein: MKNKWIISLLVVSMLVFLAGCGSKSNSGKSGGESSVLNGGAGDAATELSYWTFVELHGQHFEKMLEKWNAANPDRQIKLNVTVMPYDDMHNKLSIAVQTGVGAPDIADIELGKFPDFLAGEPQLEPLNDVAEPYKGTVVQSQLDLYAKEGKIYGLSTHVGATVAFYNTEILDEAGVDYKSIVTWDDFKKAGIQVYEKTGKYMGTADTSAIWQASLLLAQQESDLTDADGKPQVNSPEMVRAMTMLKDLQDNNVISTIAGGQPDTEEAYGEFNSGNYATAFMPLWQMSRYTNYMKDLSGKIAIAPLPVLEKGMHRSYGGGGTGTVVTKTAKDVQLAKDFIAYAKLSLDANIEIWNTLGFDPINMSVWDMKDVTHNPENQFVKYFVNNPFDVLNEIKEEINLIKSTSASPTINNVLCTVTLNEIFEDGKDIQQALDDAQTQIEQELK; encoded by the coding sequence ATGAAAAACAAATGGATTATTTCTTTACTGGTTGTCTCCATGCTTGTATTTTTGGCCGGCTGCGGCAGTAAGTCTAACTCAGGCAAATCCGGCGGAGAGTCCTCTGTCCTGAATGGCGGTGCCGGTGATGCGGCCACGGAGCTGTCCTATTGGACGTTTGTCGAGCTGCACGGGCAGCATTTTGAGAAAATGCTGGAGAAATGGAATGCCGCCAATCCTGACCGCCAGATCAAGCTGAATGTAACGGTCATGCCGTACGATGATATGCATAACAAGCTGTCCATCGCCGTGCAGACAGGGGTGGGAGCGCCGGATATTGCCGATATTGAGCTCGGTAAATTCCCGGATTTCCTGGCCGGGGAGCCGCAGCTTGAGCCGCTGAACGATGTGGCAGAGCCGTATAAAGGTACGGTTGTGCAATCCCAGCTGGATCTCTACGCCAAAGAAGGCAAAATCTACGGACTATCCACGCACGTAGGGGCGACGGTCGCTTTTTACAATACCGAAATTCTCGATGAGGCCGGGGTGGATTATAAGAGCATCGTAACCTGGGATGATTTCAAAAAAGCGGGCATTCAGGTCTACGAAAAAACCGGCAAATACATGGGCACCGCCGACACCAGCGCAATCTGGCAGGCTTCGCTGCTCCTGGCCCAGCAGGAATCGGATCTGACGGATGCTGACGGCAAGCCGCAGGTGAATTCTCCTGAGATGGTTAGAGCGATGACAATGCTGAAGGATCTGCAGGACAATAACGTGATTTCAACGATCGCTGGCGGCCAGCCGGATACGGAAGAAGCTTACGGTGAGTTTAATTCAGGCAACTATGCGACCGCCTTTATGCCGCTGTGGCAGATGTCCCGCTACACCAACTACATGAAGGACCTGAGCGGCAAAATCGCCATCGCCCCGCTGCCCGTCCTGGAAAAAGGCATGCACAGATCCTACGGCGGCGGCGGTACGGGAACAGTTGTGACCAAGACGGCTAAGGATGTTCAGTTGGCAAAAGATTTTATCGCCTACGCAAAGCTGTCGCTTGATGCCAACATTGAGATCTGGAATACACTCGGGTTTGACCCGATCAACATGAGCGTCTGGGATATGAAGGATGTAACCCACAATCCGGAGAACCAATTCGTTAAATATTTCGTGAACAACCCGTTTGATGTGCTGAACGAAATTAAAGAGGAGATCAACCTGATCAAATCGACCTCTGCCTCACCGACGATCAACAATGTACTGTGTACGGTGACGCTGAATGAGATTTTTGAGGACGGAAAAGACATCCAGCAGGCACTCGATGATGCCCAGACCCAGATCGAACAGGAATTGAAGTAA
- a CDS encoding sugar ABC transporter permease, with the protein MIKNFLYSQKVAPYVFVLPFVLVFIIFWVYPLLSSFGMSFQKVTLGQEASFIGADNYTKLMGDTIFFKAVRNSAVYMILTLLILIPFPMLFAVLINSKAMWGREFFKSSFFFPALTSVVVAGTIFRLMFGEMEGSLINSILGVFGVEPIKFLKGQTTGFIALVALASWRWMGVNMLYFLSGLKNIPDDYYEAASIDGASAFQRFTRITIPLLKPTTIYVLTISIYAGLAMFIESMMLWNGNNSPKNIGLTIVGYLYRQGIEKNNLGYAAAVGIVLLIITMVINLTQLAFSGMFKKEED; encoded by the coding sequence ATGATCAAAAACTTCCTCTATTCGCAAAAGGTTGCTCCCTACGTCTTCGTGCTGCCTTTTGTGCTCGTATTCATCATTTTCTGGGTCTACCCGCTGCTGAGCTCGTTCGGTATGAGCTTTCAAAAGGTCACGCTCGGCCAGGAGGCCAGCTTTATCGGGGCAGATAATTACACCAAGCTGATGGGAGATACGATATTCTTCAAAGCGGTGCGCAACAGTGCGGTGTATATGATCCTGACCCTGCTGATCCTGATCCCGTTCCCGATGCTGTTCGCCGTGCTGATCAACAGTAAAGCCATGTGGGGCCGTGAGTTTTTTAAATCCTCCTTCTTTTTCCCGGCGTTGACCTCGGTGGTGGTGGCGGGGACGATTTTCCGGCTGATGTTCGGGGAGATGGAGGGCTCGCTGATCAACAGCATTCTCGGTGTGTTTGGCGTGGAGCCCATTAAATTTTTGAAGGGACAGACTACCGGATTTATCGCTCTGGTGGCGCTGGCGAGCTGGCGGTGGATGGGGGTGAACATGCTGTATTTTCTATCCGGACTGAAAAATATTCCCGACGACTACTATGAAGCCGCCTCCATCGACGGGGCCTCCGCCTTCCAGCGGTTTACCCGGATTACCATCCCTCTGCTGAAGCCGACGACCATTTATGTGCTGACGATCAGCATTTATGCCGGACTGGCCATGTTTATCGAGAGCATGATGCTCTGGAACGGGAATAACTCTCCCAAGAACATCGGGCTGACCATCGTCGGTTATCTGTACCGGCAGGGGATCGAGAAAAATAATCTCGGCTACGCAGCGGCGGTCGGGATCGTGCTGCTCATCATCACTATGGTGATCAATCTCACCCAACTGGCGTTTAGCGGTATGTTTAAGAAGGAGGAGGATTAA
- a CDS encoding carbohydrate ABC transporter permease — MNTGTLRKILLFAFFSVLCLLILVPFYAVTIASFKPGEDLIRYGLNLRFDLSAMSLDNFVFLFTGEHAYFTWFFNSLLLTVVQVVLTLLVSATVAYGFSAYEFRGKNLLFVCVLLIMMVPFEILLLPLYTLTFNMGLMNSYSAIILPGVASAATIFFFRQYLRGIPKEMIAAGRVDGANEYAIYVRLILPVMKPSFAAMAILNGMNSWNNFLWPFMVLSDENKYTLPIGLKTLLTPYGNNYDLLIVGSFFSILPILALFLGFQKYFIDGMTAGAVKG, encoded by the coding sequence ATGAACACAGGGACGCTCCGCAAAATCCTCCTGTTTGCCTTTTTCAGTGTGCTGTGCCTGCTGATTCTGGTGCCTTTCTACGCCGTGACGATTGCTTCGTTCAAGCCCGGAGAGGATCTGATCCGCTACGGCCTTAACCTGCGGTTTGACTTGTCGGCGATGAGCCTGGACAATTTCGTCTTTTTGTTCACCGGTGAGCATGCCTATTTCACCTGGTTTTTCAATTCGCTGCTGCTGACAGTGGTACAGGTTGTATTAACGCTGCTCGTCAGTGCCACTGTTGCTTACGGCTTTTCGGCCTATGAATTCAGAGGAAAAAACCTGCTGTTTGTCTGCGTGCTGCTCATTATGATGGTGCCGTTTGAGATTCTGCTGCTGCCGCTGTACACTTTAACCTTTAATATGGGGCTGATGAACAGCTATTCGGCGATTATTCTGCCGGGTGTGGCTAGTGCGGCGACGATCTTTTTCTTCCGGCAGTATCTGCGGGGGATTCCCAAGGAAATGATTGCAGCCGGGCGGGTGGACGGGGCGAATGAATATGCGATTTATGTACGCCTGATTCTGCCGGTGATGAAGCCGTCTTTTGCGGCGATGGCGATTCTGAACGGGATGAACAGCTGGAACAACTTCCTCTGGCCGTTTATGGTGCTGAGTGATGAAAATAAATATACCCTGCCGATCGGCCTCAAGACGCTGCTGACTCCATATGGCAACAATTATGATCTGCTGATCGTTGGCTCATTCTTTTCTATTCTGCCTATATTGGCGCTGTTTCTAGGGTTCCAGAAGTATTTTATTGACGGGATGACGGCGGGCGCGGTGAAGGGTTGA
- a CDS encoding carbonic anhydrase family protein → MQVTKRVSRLLFPAAVLTVLAGCGNNNPFNLNEQAAKETTAPSTAHQTHWSYEGNTSPEHWAELDQLFATCNTGTAQSPVNIPHDKVQADDHLSPVKAEYSPSPVSIVNNGHTIQVNLNNQDNKLTIEGKTYLLQQFHFHLPSEHEVDGKHAEMELHLVHKSEDGSLAVLGVLINAGSENTALNQLWSMLPAEESTQETVVDGSFDPAGLLPADLHSFRYQGSLTTPPCTEGVQWIVLENPVTWSTEQIGQFAAIFPHDNRPVQPLGSRKIGSDE, encoded by the coding sequence ATGCAAGTTACTAAACGGGTGTCACGACTCTTGTTCCCAGCCGCAGTCCTGACTGTGCTGGCAGGCTGCGGAAACAATAACCCTTTCAACCTTAACGAACAAGCCGCAAAAGAAACCACCGCCCCGTCCACCGCGCACCAGACACACTGGTCTTATGAAGGCAATACCTCTCCCGAACACTGGGCGGAGCTGGATCAGCTGTTCGCTACCTGTAATACCGGTACGGCCCAATCGCCGGTTAATATCCCGCATGATAAAGTGCAGGCGGATGATCACCTCTCCCCTGTCAAAGCTGAGTACTCTCCTTCACCTGTGTCTATCGTCAACAATGGCCACACGATCCAGGTGAATCTTAACAACCAGGACAATAAGCTTACTATCGAGGGCAAGACTTATCTGTTGCAGCAATTCCATTTCCATTTGCCCAGCGAACATGAGGTTGACGGCAAGCATGCGGAGATGGAGCTTCATCTGGTACATAAAAGTGAAGACGGCTCGCTTGCCGTACTCGGTGTATTGATCAATGCCGGCAGTGAAAATACCGCCCTGAACCAGCTTTGGTCCATGCTACCAGCCGAAGAAAGCACTCAGGAAACCGTGGTTGACGGGTCTTTCGATCCGGCCGGGCTGCTGCCCGCCGATCTTCACTCCTTCCGTTACCAGGGCTCGCTCACCACCCCGCCATGTACCGAAGGCGTCCAATGGATCGTCCTGGAGAACCCGGTAACCTGGTCCACGGAACAGATCGGCCAATTCGCTGCGATTTTCCCTCACGATAACCGTCCTGTTCAACCGCTGGGCAGCAGGAAAATCGGCAGCGATGAATGA
- a CDS encoding winged helix-turn-helix transcriptional regulator — MIYIKDLMSGIDIFKALSSEIRIQILELLAGNQELNLNEIAKKLNLSNGAITMHIKKLEESGLIEINTSVGKHGIQKVCYLNKDKLMVDLRSKDVDNLYEVEIQVGHYSNYQAVPTCGLATKDSIIGDFDEPRYFADPQRIDSEIIWMAEGFLEYRIPNYLKANQTFREIQFSMEIGSEAPGFSDNYPSDLYFYLNGIEIGYWTSPGDFGDQRGTFNPDWWPPHLNQYGMLKLIRINNEGSFIDGCRISDITLDDIKLDYKSELTFRIAVTDKPVNKRGLTIYGKHFGNYSQDLLARVLYNVHEVEEVNRRPATSTAE, encoded by the coding sequence ATGATATATATTAAAGATCTAATGAGTGGCATTGATATTTTCAAAGCACTAAGCTCTGAAATCCGGATTCAAATTCTGGAGCTGCTCGCGGGTAATCAGGAACTAAACCTGAATGAAATTGCCAAGAAGCTGAACCTCAGCAACGGTGCCATCACGATGCACATCAAGAAGCTGGAGGAAAGCGGCCTGATTGAAATTAACACCTCCGTCGGTAAGCACGGCATCCAGAAGGTCTGCTATTTGAACAAGGATAAGCTGATGGTGGATCTGCGCAGCAAAGACGTCGACAACCTGTATGAGGTGGAGATCCAAGTCGGCCACTATAGTAACTATCAGGCGGTTCCTACCTGCGGCCTTGCGACCAAAGACAGCATTATCGGCGACTTCGACGAGCCACGCTACTTCGCTGATCCCCAGCGGATTGATTCCGAGATTATCTGGATGGCGGAGGGCTTTCTGGAATATCGTATCCCGAATTACCTGAAAGCCAACCAGACCTTCCGTGAGATTCAGTTCTCCATGGAGATCGGATCGGAGGCGCCGGGCTTCAGCGACAATTATCCGTCCGATCTGTATTTCTACCTTAACGGGATCGAAATCGGTTACTGGACCAGCCCCGGCGACTTCGGCGACCAGCGCGGAACGTTCAACCCGGACTGGTGGCCGCCGCACCTGAACCAATACGGGATGCTGAAGCTGATCCGGATCAATAACGAAGGAAGCTTTATCGACGGCTGCCGGATTTCCGACATTACGCTGGACGACATTAAGCTTGATTACAAAAGCGAGCTAACCTTCCGCATCGCTGTCACCGACAAGCCGGTCAACAAACGCGGCCTGACCATTTACGGCAAGCATTTTGGCAACTATAGCCAGGATCTGCTGGCCCGCGTGCTCTATAATGTGCATGAGGTGGAGGAAGTGAACCGCCGTCCGGCGACTAGCACTGCTGAGTAA
- a CDS encoding extracellular solute-binding protein: MLNKKWGFSAIALVLSLSTVLAGCGNDDKNNTITFWTPLTGDDGAYMDQLVKDYNATNPEIKVKHVITADMYTKVSTVLNSGKGVPDLAIIHADRVPGFVKQGQLEPMTAVTTAQPEIKEDNYLPQAWNTGNIDGTQYTVPLDIHSNVMYYNKDLLAKYGAESFLDDNVVTIDEMLSLQGKLDEGDYVVNDALLGWVILAQIQDLGGDIQEDGKPAVNTPVMKQAFENVKKINDAGLMTPFGEDGYLMFQSGNVLFSTDGTWSSTAHAGVEGLNFGVTNVYSPTPDKFTNRSSSHLFAMLKNKDRSEEKVAGIGSFLEFIRENSMEWAKAGQTVASKQVIENPEYQNYMQSFFTSNEKEIESLYIYTYEYYPYIAEAVDTYCGDIVRGNVDIDETLATMQKFVEDKIAEGTSAQ; this comes from the coding sequence GTGTTGAATAAAAAGTGGGGTTTTTCAGCAATAGCACTTGTTCTATCATTATCTACGGTATTGGCAGGCTGCGGGAACGATGACAAAAATAATACAATCACGTTCTGGACGCCGCTGACTGGTGATGACGGAGCTTATATGGATCAGCTGGTCAAAGACTATAATGCTACTAATCCGGAAATTAAAGTGAAGCATGTTATTACCGCAGATATGTATACAAAGGTTTCAACCGTACTTAACTCCGGCAAAGGCGTGCCTGACCTGGCGATTATCCATGCAGACCGCGTGCCGGGATTCGTGAAGCAAGGCCAGCTGGAGCCAATGACTGCGGTAACTACAGCACAGCCGGAGATTAAAGAAGACAACTATCTGCCGCAAGCATGGAATACAGGTAACATCGACGGAACACAGTATACTGTGCCGCTTGATATCCACAGTAACGTTATGTACTACAATAAAGATTTACTCGCGAAATACGGAGCGGAATCCTTCCTTGATGATAACGTAGTAACGATTGATGAAATGCTGTCCTTGCAGGGCAAATTGGATGAGGGAGATTATGTTGTCAATGATGCCTTGCTTGGCTGGGTCATTCTGGCACAAATTCAGGACCTTGGCGGAGACATCCAGGAGGATGGCAAACCTGCCGTAAATACACCTGTAATGAAACAGGCATTTGAAAATGTTAAGAAAATCAACGACGCCGGCCTGATGACACCATTTGGTGAAGACGGCTATCTGATGTTCCAATCCGGCAACGTACTGTTCTCTACTGACGGTACATGGAGCTCTACCGCACATGCCGGAGTAGAAGGTCTCAATTTCGGAGTGACCAACGTCTATTCCCCAACGCCGGACAAGTTCACCAACAGATCCTCATCCCACTTGTTCGCGATGCTGAAGAACAAAGACAGATCGGAAGAAAAAGTAGCCGGAATCGGCAGCTTCCTGGAGTTCATCCGCGAAAATTCCATGGAGTGGGCAAAAGCCGGACAGACTGTAGCCAGTAAACAAGTAATCGAGAATCCTGAATACCAGAACTATATGCAATCCTTCTTTACCTCAAATGAAAAAGAAATCGAATCCCTCTACATCTACACTTATGAGTACTACCCATACATTGCCGAAGCCGTTGATACGTATTGCGGAGATATCGTCCGCGGCAACGTGGATATCGACGAAACACTGGCAACGATGCAGAAGTTCGTAGAAGACAAGATTGCCGAAGGAACAAGCGCACAGTAA
- a CDS encoding sugar ABC transporter permease, whose product MKKKLNLAPVFFVGPHVILFIVFILLPTIYGIYASFTKWNLMNDPVWVGLDNYKTILFDNSSTFHTQFNNGLKNTLIFVLLSVPLLIVLPLLIAVALEHKKVKGKSLIQAILYVPGLISISAGALIWLLLFNKQLGMVGNVFGSEVSWPTHQPYAWILIIIITIWGGVGGNLIIYRASISGVAQDLYESAEMDGAGPIRRFASITLPSIRFPLVYTFVMTTAGAFNVFGQPLMMTDGGPRQSTHVLMMYIRQLAFGNGESIAGMASAMAVLLGLVILLISALQYYVMNRNAA is encoded by the coding sequence ATGAAAAAGAAATTAAATTTGGCGCCTGTTTTCTTTGTAGGTCCACATGTCATCCTATTCATTGTATTTATTTTACTGCCTACGATCTACGGGATTTATGCTTCGTTCACCAAATGGAATCTGATGAATGATCCGGTCTGGGTTGGTCTCGACAATTATAAGACCATTCTGTTTGACAACAGCTCTACCTTTCATACGCAGTTTAATAACGGTCTAAAGAACACCCTGATCTTCGTTCTGCTCAGTGTGCCGCTGTTAATCGTACTTCCGCTGTTAATTGCAGTGGCACTTGAACACAAGAAAGTGAAGGGTAAGAGCTTGATTCAGGCTATTTTGTATGTTCCGGGGCTGATTTCCATCTCCGCCGGAGCTTTGATCTGGCTGCTGCTGTTCAACAAACAACTGGGGATGGTTGGTAATGTGTTCGGTTCCGAAGTCTCCTGGCCGACTCACCAGCCGTATGCCTGGATTCTCATTATTATCATAACGATCTGGGGTGGCGTCGGTGGTAACCTGATTATTTACCGTGCTTCAATCAGTGGTGTAGCCCAGGATTTATATGAATCGGCAGAAATGGACGGAGCAGGACCGATCCGCAGATTCGCGAGTATCACATTGCCGTCGATCCGTTTCCCGCTCGTTTATACCTTTGTTATGACTACGGCAGGAGCGTTCAACGTGTTCGGCCAGCCGCTGATGATGACTGACGGCGGTCCGCGCCAGAGCACACATGTACTGATGATGTATATCCGCCAGCTCGCATTCGGTAACGGGGAGTCTATCGCAGGAATGGCGTCGGCGATGGCGGTATTATTGGGACTGGTTATTTTGCTGATATCGGCTCTGCAATATTATGTAATGAACCGGAATGCAGCATAA
- a CDS encoding carbohydrate ABC transporter permease: MANQVAGQLDKAPLVNGQRAQKSKGSGISISKYISYLFLIILCVIWIVPVVFGITTSFRSQTEVVSSGFRMFPKEWIFDNYIAILNNTSTAPILRWLMNSLFIATMHTFLVIVVISITGYGYSRMKFKGRDTLFFTLLGISFFPGVVNLIPSYKIIDALGWVNTSWAMIIPGLAGMGNLFLVRQFMNGIPKELDESAHVDGANHFRIYASIIVPLMKPILIVCGLFSFTGSWNDFLWPVIVFTDVDKMPVTAGLLLLQDIYGNYRMIGQLMGSAILAIIPTLLLFLFAQKYFVQSINLNSGIKG; the protein is encoded by the coding sequence ATGGCAAACCAAGTGGCTGGGCAGCTGGATAAAGCTCCGCTTGTAAACGGACAGCGCGCACAGAAAAGCAAAGGCTCAGGCATTAGCATCTCAAAATATATCTCCTATCTGTTCCTGATCATATTGTGTGTAATCTGGATCGTTCCTGTAGTTTTCGGAATCACAACCTCCTTCCGGTCGCAGACCGAGGTCGTCAGCTCCGGGTTCAGAATGTTCCCAAAAGAGTGGATTTTTGATAACTATATCGCGATTCTGAACAACACCTCTACGGCGCCTATCCTGCGCTGGCTGATGAACTCCCTGTTTATTGCCACCATGCATACATTTCTCGTAATTGTGGTTATATCGATTACCGGTTACGGCTATTCACGGATGAAGTTTAAAGGCAGAGATACGCTCTTTTTCACCCTGCTCGGCATTTCCTTTTTCCCGGGTGTCGTGAACCTGATTCCTTCCTACAAAATCATTGATGCTCTGGGCTGGGTGAATACCTCCTGGGCGATGATTATCCCCGGACTTGCGGGTATGGGCAACCTCTTTCTGGTCAGACAATTTATGAATGGTATTCCAAAAGAACTCGATGAATCAGCCCATGTGGATGGTGCGAACCATTTCCGGATTTACGCCTCGATCATTGTGCCGCTGATGAAGCCGATTCTGATCGTATGCGGCTTGTTCTCGTTCACTGGCTCGTGGAATGACTTCCTGTGGCCGGTTATCGTCTTCACGGATGTGGACAAAATGCCGGTTACGGCAGGACTCCTGCTGCTGCAGGATATTTACGGCAACTACCGGATGATCGGTCAGCTGATGGGTTCGGCGATTCTGGCTATTATTCCTACACTGCTGCTGTTCCTGTTCGCACAGAAATATTTTGTACAATCGATCAATTTGAATTCAGGGATCAAGGGCTAA
- a CDS encoding alpha-N-arabinofuranosidase, producing MTAKLVINADLPKSRINKNIYGHFAEHLGRCIYEGIWVGEDSPVPNTDGIRNDVVAALKQLDIPVLRWPGGCFADEYHWKDGIGPKEGRKRMVNTHWGGVVENNHFGTHEFFRLCELLECEPYICGNVGSGTVQEMSEWVEYMTFDGESPMAAWRQENGREKPWNLKYFGVGNENWGCGGNMRPEYYADLYRRYQTYVRNYGDNRIYKIAGGANVDDYNWTEVVMREAGKMMDGLSLHSYTIPGSWEEKRAALGFDEAEWIETMQKSLHMDELITRHSAIMDKYDPEQRVGLIIDEWGTWFLSEPGTNPGFLYQQNTLRDALVAGIHLNIFHNHSDRVRMTNIAQMVNVLQALILTEGDKLLLTPTYHVFEMYKVHQDNELLEVALDSPLYTYGGVTVSQLSVSASRDDEGKIYVSICNLSHEKDADLNLDIRGTAAGRVSGRILTHAELGAHNTFEAPAIVAPAVFEGAKLADGILGCTLPPASVVVLTLE from the coding sequence ATGACTGCAAAGCTTGTAATCAACGCCGATCTTCCTAAGAGCAGGATCAACAAAAATATTTACGGGCATTTTGCCGAGCATCTGGGCAGATGTATCTATGAAGGAATATGGGTTGGCGAGGATTCACCGGTTCCTAACACGGACGGTATCCGTAATGACGTCGTGGCTGCGCTGAAGCAGCTGGACATTCCGGTGCTGCGCTGGCCGGGAGGCTGCTTTGCCGATGAATATCACTGGAAAGACGGGATTGGCCCGAAGGAAGGCCGCAAACGGATGGTAAATACCCATTGGGGCGGTGTAGTAGAGAACAACCATTTTGGAACGCATGAATTTTTCCGCTTGTGCGAGCTGCTCGAATGTGAGCCTTATATTTGCGGCAATGTGGGCAGCGGCACCGTTCAGGAAATGTCGGAGTGGGTCGAGTATATGACCTTTGACGGCGAATCGCCAATGGCGGCCTGGCGTCAGGAGAACGGGCGGGAGAAACCGTGGAACCTGAAATATTTCGGTGTCGGCAATGAGAACTGGGGCTGCGGCGGCAATATGCGCCCTGAGTATTATGCTGATCTCTACCGGCGTTATCAGACTTATGTTCGCAACTACGGCGACAACCGGATATACAAAATTGCCGGCGGTGCTAATGTGGATGACTATAACTGGACTGAAGTTGTAATGCGGGAAGCGGGCAAAATGATGGACGGGCTCAGCCTGCATTCCTATACCATTCCCGGCAGCTGGGAAGAGAAACGCGCAGCACTCGGATTCGATGAAGCCGAATGGATCGAAACGATGCAGAAATCCCTTCATATGGACGAGCTCATTACCCGCCACTCGGCGATTATGGATAAATATGATCCGGAGCAGCGGGTAGGATTAATCATAGATGAGTGGGGAACCTGGTTCCTGAGCGAGCCGGGCACAAATCCCGGGTTTCTCTATCAGCAGAATACACTCAGAGATGCGCTTGTTGCGGGCATCCACCTGAATATTTTCCACAATCACAGCGACCGGGTTAGAATGACGAACATTGCCCAGATGGTCAATGTGTTGCAGGCGCTGATTCTGACAGAGGGGGACAAGCTGCTGCTTACGCCTACCTACCATGTATTTGAGATGTATAAGGTGCACCAGGATAATGAACTGCTGGAGGTTGCCTTAGACAGCCCGCTGTACACCTATGGCGGAGTGACGGTTTCGCAGCTTAGTGTTTCAGCGTCCCGGGACGATGAAGGAAAGATCTATGTCTCCATCTGTAACCTGAGCCATGAAAAGGATGCCGATCTGAATCTTGATATCAGAGGCACAGCCGCCGGCCGGGTGTCCGGACGGATTCTGACACACGCAGAACTGGGTGCACATAATACTTTTGAAGCACCGGCCATTGTAGCGCCGGCTGTCTTCGAAGGGGCGAAGCTTGCAGATGGTATTCTCGGCTGCACGCTGCCACCGGCATCTGTTGTTGTACTTACGCTGGAATAG